The following proteins are encoded in a genomic region of Triticum dicoccoides isolate Atlit2015 ecotype Zavitan chromosome 1B, WEW_v2.0, whole genome shotgun sequence:
- the LOC119340939 gene encoding uncharacterized protein LOC119340939 translates to MSFLRLLPQRLPQFVRQVERDVETVINVLQPGPIGIVEHKFTDAEIREAQVTVRSAVEKWRRNSALERNLGTGSFHKSK, encoded by the exons ATGTCTTTCCTGAGGCTGTTACCTCAAAGGTTGCCCCAATTTGTTAG GCAGGTGGAGCGAGATGTCGAGACTGTAATCAATGTTCTGCAGCCAGGTCCAATAGGAATTGTGGAGCATAAGTTCACTGATGCAGAGATCCGCGAGGCGCAAGTCACTGTAAGGAGTGCCGTTGAGAAATGGCGAAGGAACAGTGCTCTGGAGCGAAATCTTGGCACTGGTTCTTTTCATAAATCGAAGTAG